GGATACATCTCCGGGGATATTTTTCCAGCTCCGCATCCCTCCCCCCAAAATGGTTGAGTTGCATCCAAGAAAACCATGCAGAAATGTCTAGAAAACAGCCAGCCATATGAGTTTTTAAAAGTGAAAATGTGATAATTATTAATCACTATTAGGACTCAATTATTTATTCCAATCGAatatatttacattgaaaaatttttcaaaagtgaCAATGTGATAACTATTAATCGCTATTCAAGTAAGTTTCTTATGGTATGAATAAGGTATAATATTATTCACAATGGGGTATAGTATAAATGGGGCCGATAGATGTAATTACAATAGTTCATGCTGGTAATGTTTTGGTAAATGCGTAATAAATTCAGGTAAACAATCCTTTGAGAAATTTTCACTGTAATGCTGAATGTCGATtccagaattgaaaatatcgtcATATTCAGGAAGTTGCACGGTGTCCGGATGCGGTTTCATGAAGAATACTGATCTTCCAAGAATGTAAATTCGGCCGAATCCTCGTTCGGTCAACTGCAGTAATTCGCCTGAAATAAAGTTTCAGTAGTTAGAAACTGATAGTAAAAGAGGATTATGAGGCTCATCGATTATGGCAGCGTCAATGACGGCCCAAAATAACAGCAAAATGAAGCTATAAAACGTTTGACTAGTActaacaataataattacCTTTAACTTGTTCTGCTAGACAGCTTTTCACAACTCTGTGAATGTTGCGTACAGATGTGACGGGTCCTTGTGACGAAAGCAAAGCCTTCGATATCTTTTGCGGAAATGATGACACGCGAGGCGCGTGTATTGAATCTACAGCATTGTGATGTTCCACTGCCTGTAaatcaaaatggaaaaaataatttagttTAACCGGTAGTTATTATTGTCGtaaatgtttaataatttGTGTGGgcaatgaactttttattaaGACCCATTGAGCAGTAAATTGGTTCTCAGTGATTAGCGCCAATGCATTTTTCGTAcgtgatgaaattaatttgatttgGGGAATGCATACCTCGAGAAATATAGCTTTCTGGTGCTGCATTGTTCTGAAAAGTGTTTTCGCAGCTTGCATTTGTTGCATTGGAATAATTTCTGAAATGGTGAATCTATTGTCGGATCTCCTTATGGTGTGCATCATCGCCTCAACGAATATATGCAGTAACGCAGCAAGCCGAAATATGTGCGTCGCATCCTTTGACGATGCCACGTATATATCGCCGTTCTGTTCTTGGTTTTcttctgaaatatgaaaataaacgtAAAAATGAATGCATAGCCTTACGATTAAAGACCATTGGTAAAACCATGGTTTCAGCAACTTACCAATATTTTCGTGGTATCTGCGTTGAAGGTAATCGATGTATTCTTTCCTGATTTCATTAAACAAATTCTCACTTTCATCAGATAATGTGTATGTCACCTTATTGTTCAGGTGTACTTCATACACAGACTGCAGAATGCTTTTGAACCCGTTTTTCAAGGGGGAGTTCATCACTTCGCGATGCGCTCTAACGTTTTCTTCAGGTTGATGCAATTCGGGTTTGCATACACAGAATGTAAATCTGTCTATAAAACCGTCCCCACGACACAATTGCACTAGTTCCATTAAAAGTGGTTCGGCCTGAACCATGACGTTCATCGACattgatgttttattgaatCCTCTTTGTCCGTTGGATAAAGTTGAAGTATCTCCCCGACCTCCCCACATTTTGCAAAGCAACGCACGTTCAGTTTCGCCATTTTTCTGTTTTATGTTAATAGCTTTGAGGAGTCTACCTCCTTCGTCCGACGTGATAAGTCCATAACCAGTATTTAAAGCCTGGTGTTTCTGTACCCCGGCTACAGAATAAGTCTccaaaatgaagttatttccTGCATTTGCATCGGTATAGTAATCCGAAAACGGTTCGATAATCCGCTCGAAACAATTCGATTTGCCACATCCAGGATCACCAACTATCATCATGTAGCTATTCAAAGGACTGATGAACCCGGCATCTTTTGTACTGACACGAGTGTTTGGTCCAGCAATCGACGCAATACACGTTAACAACGTCGGAATTGCAATATCACAGTTGCAATTGTATGCTCTGTCGTATAATTTCAGCAGATCTAGCACATCCGGAGGTAATATTAAATCCCATTGGAATTTGATCTTATATGCACTCTGATATAGTTTGAAGATACTACTTTTAGAAAAACGTTTACTAGCCATGGCGTGGAAAGTAAGGTAACTGTGAACTATTGAACAAATTATGACCATTTTATATGGTCAGTTAGttattcaataattcattaaccAATGAAAATGGTTAGGCCTATTTAAGTGCGTCAATGAAACTTGACTATCAACGTATCGGTAAACAATTGCAGAAACAATGACAAATTAGGGTTTTAGTGCTAGTACTTAATTCGATTTGCTTGGGTCAAGATTCTAAACAGGCAACTTTGACAGGAAATAGTCACACCGAAATTAAAGTGGTAATTAGTAATTGAGGTAGGATTTTAAAACTAGTGGTTTTGATAATTACAGGCCCTGTACTAACGGCTGCAGCCCACTAACAAATGTGTTAATGCATGGTATATTGAATACAAGCAATAaagaaatcgaaatcaatgcaTTGTTCAACGAAGCTGAACAAGTACTAGTGGTAATCATATTTCCACATTTGTTTGCGGTTAACCTGTTTACCGTTCATTGTTCCATAATACTTTGTTATCAAAGTTTGGCCAATAGAAATGAGCCGAAATGAAAGGTTATGAACGGTCGAATTAAAAATTGGCTAATATGGAGTTTGGCACTAGGCTCATTTTTGGAACTACAAACATGATTTCGCCAGAaagtaaaaaattgaaaaatgatgataGTTGGACTTGTAGTTATGAGAGAGACGATAAGAAAAAAGTCATCACCTATAAAGAATTAATTGGAACAATCATGAATACAAGACGTGGAACTATTGACTGGTTAATGGATCGTAATCTGATTGCAGCTTCACGTCAGTGTCCGGTTTgtaatgatgaaatgaaattgtcatTGGACGTCAGCAAAAAATCTGCGAGTGAAGGATGGCGGTGGAGTTGCCGAAAACGTGTTGATAGTGTGTTGCACCAACGGTTTAAGTCGGTTCGAGCCGACAGTTGGTTTTCTAAATCTAACTTAACGATCGCAGAGATATTAGAAATAACGTATTGGTTATCGCGCGGAGTACAGCAGACCGTTATACAGACTGAAATGGGCTTATCCAGCAAAACAATTGTCGACTGGGCTAGTTTTTTCCGTGAAGTTTGCGAACTGGTTGTTTTTGACAATTGTAAAGCCATAGGCGGACCAGGAAAAGTAGTGGAAATCGATGAAAGCAAGTTCGGAAAACGGAAATTCAACCGAGGACGATGCGTCGATGGGCAATGGGTTTTCGGCGGCATTGAGAGAGGAAATAATAAGAATGTGTTTATGGTCAGTGTCGATAAACGTGATAGTGATACACTGATACCGATAATCGAAAAGTGGATACTACCGGGAACAACAATCATGAGCGATTGCTGGAAAGCGTATTCCAGCCTAAATCAACGCGGTTTTGAGCATTTGACCGTTAATCATAGTGTCACGTTTGTAGATCCGGATACAAACGCGTGTACAAATCTCATAGAGAATCAATGGCTACATGCTAAGAAGAATTTCCCGAAGTATGGCACAGTGAAGGGCCATTT
This Tubulanus polymorphus chromosome 7, tnTubPoly1.2, whole genome shotgun sequence DNA region includes the following protein-coding sequences:
- the LOC141909242 gene encoding uncharacterized protein LOC141909242, with the protein product MASKRFSKSSIFKLYQSAYKIKFQWDLILPPDVLDLLKLYDRAYNCNCDIAIPTLLTCIASIAGPNTRVSTKDAGFISPLNSYMMIVGDPGCGKSNCFERIIEPFSDYYTDANAGNNFILETYSVAGVQKHQALNTGYGLITSDEGGRLLKAINIKQKNGETERALLCKMWGGRGDTSTLSNGQRGFNKTSMSMNVMVQAEPLLMELVQLCRGDGFIDRFTFCVCKPELHQPEENVRAHREVMNSPLKNGFKSILQSVYEVHLNNKVTYTLSDESENLFNEIRKEYIDYLQRRYHENIEENQEQNGDIYVASSKDATHIFRLAALLHIFVEAMMHTIRRSDNRFTISEIIPMQQMQAAKTLFRTMQHQKAIFLEAVEHHNAVDSIHAPRVSSFPQKISKALLSSQGPVTSVRNIHRVVKSCLAEQVKGELLQLTERGFGRIYILGRSVFFMKPHPDTVQLPEYDDIFNSGIDIQHYSENFSKDCLPEFITHLPKHYQHELL
- the LOC141908519 gene encoding uncharacterized protein LOC141908519, with the protein product MNTRRGTIDWLMDRNLIAASRQCPVCNDEMKLSLDVSKKSASEGWRWSCRKRVDSVLHQRFKSVRADSWFSKSNLTIAEILEITYWLSRGVQQTVIQTEMGLSSKTIVDWASFFREVCELVVFDNCKAIGGPGKVVEIDESKFGKRKFNRGRCVDGQWVFGGIERGNNKNVFMVSVDKRDSDTLIPIIEKWILPGTTIMSDCWKAYSSLNQRGFEHLTVNHSVTFVDPDTNACTNLIENQWLHAKKNFPKYGTVKGHFDSYLGHYLWRCRVGDEDPFLHFLKDVSKIYKSNQINVP